In the genome of Apodemus sylvaticus chromosome 2, mApoSyl1.1, whole genome shotgun sequence, one region contains:
- the Resf1 gene encoding retroelement silencing factor 1 gives MNWNAKPENIAKPPPYSKTQSSILQQFLMASTASQSSFSYPAHNQEACMYSSNSNSVSQQLPSGRNYITPQTQISVSNMPSRTIVASQSSLERVVSTNVKGPQQPNHNLQTVSSGVMQNVWLGSSMKNFMPSHTEAAVSHNLDGGTNMPYMHPPQSQLVTSDTYSMQLQMVPLNSGKVPIIHQGNQGLNHFIPDQLADWTQYTSSELTYPEYRPPPKQYSYILTPATTSLQVKNNQLPTYAQSLQSKHPVPLSSYQYAAESNKRLSALPYSCRYGTQHVQNAQPVSKHLPMEVPQSSEVHSSEKKKDTYRDFKQQWQNANEKNFTIGQFCDVKINTKQSYSEPVRSSGDGVQTLVQNNQEKRKYSYNTSTNQVIDTNATKEKLARDIKSLVEIKKKFSELARKIKINKSLLMAAGCSKTANNTEPIQHSEFSAKEMSAKNGNDCSMELLATCLSLWKNQPSKTTEENVLKPLEEKQCNTSRITTTVVGSSNPTSEVHVKSFCSSVGNSQKMMSSSQSVLPVLTPSCESSGVAVGKGTELQIAVVSPLVLSDTNTLPGKELVPEVLPETLYPVVKEGSICSLQNKQAETGALPFDIIGAVAGNKLSTEISLPVDKEKQHKPTQGSPDIADSSLGKHSSLGVEVLPKPVDSTIVSGPMLQIESICSLAEGDVSYNSQIAEIFNSVQNEPQKPSHNQVINSQQEQVYDTTESKDFSFQKDKCVQCTDVPHEVTEQPEPLEPEEPASCEYVETNRETVEESCRECSGGKESTTKDVCSPAAVPQDPHPQETDMFSNKSAHSLPAINEISDESEPISYVHDQLSELLKEFPYGIETVTRHEVSVDRQKTHKVLGNQTGGKVSSMSGDSTDQIKITVLNSEQIKELFPEEDLPCDKLAEPENKEIVAEVKSPCDSQVLREESHELGMLNPEKDKIHCCALGWLSVVYEGVPQCHCSSTEEKGKDQCLDINSSKQGEQPCTSGITIFEINPVSNNPKTPLIQAAEKGHFSEMHGEKTKASKTKDTRKEQELTWHFSAKSYKKDKVNFNIRHDSSLKMEQKLKNISSKCDIPNSSKSNKIATPEIVHVTTSNSDKNTPSSKQDSQESLQKKNISQDSGPVKAPVELSSNTCRKNTSLVQSVSPEKKKLKFKAGGSRLKYFEKRKTDHVIIPDMEIKKKKYEKQEQNKNAGDTLKLCTILTESNERASVQEKIVPSPESSDSKVSSSKSTRVITVQEYLQRQKDKHVTGSNASRNICVESVLCDSEHTKTSKHPAAVRWGKLVEGQSINAETSKELENNSTSHGKDFKIHYSEASRPHSASSSSKGKFDGKQPDKTCSSKTSMSNESNQKPFQVKEQRKQYLNRVAFKCTERESICLTKLDSASKKLSTEKKSGAYTPKTKDIDKPSMLEFKLCPDVLLKNTGSDEKQDDLGPEKEQAPVQVSGIKSTKEDWLKFLPTKTKMPESSQTDSADSRLSKRSLSADEFETLQNPVKDSNAMFRTYKKMYLEKRSRSLGSSPVK, from the exons ATGAATTGGAATGCAAAACCAGAGAATATTGCCAAACCCCCGCCATATTCTAAAACTCAGTCATCTATATTGCAGCagtttttaatggcttctacAGCATCTCAAAGCTCTTTCAGCTATCCTGCCCATAACCAAGAAGCATGCATGTATTCTAGTAATTCAAATTCAGTTTCACAGCAACTTCCGAGTGGCAGAAATTATATAACTCCTCAGACCCAGATCTCTGTTTCTAATATGCCTAGCAGGACAATTGTGGCCTCGCAGTCTTCATTGGAAAGAGTTGTATCTACAAATGTTAAAGGACCCCAACAACCAAACCACAATTTGCAAACAGTGTCTTCAGGAGTTATGCAAAATGTCTGGTTGGGCTCATCAATGAAGAATTTTATGCCTTCCCATACAGAAGCAGCCGTATCACATAATCTTGATGGAGGAACTAATATGCCTTATATGCATCCACCACAGAGTCAGCTTGTCACATCAGATACCTATTCTATGCAACTACAAATGGTTCCTTTAAATTCTGGAAAAGTACCTATAATACATCAAGGAAATCAGGGACTTAATCACTTCATACCAGATCAGCTGGCTGACTGGACACAATATACATCCAGTGAACTTACTTATCCTGAATACAGGCCACCTCCAAAGCAATACTCCTACATACTGACACCAGCTACTACATCATTACAAGTTAAAAATAATCAGCTCCCAACATATGCACAGAGCTTACAATCAAAGCATCCTGTACCTTTGTCATCATATCAGTATGCTGCAGAAAGCAACAAAAGACTCTCTGCCCTTCCTTACAGCTGTAGGTATGGAACCCAACATGTGCAAAATGCTCAGCCTGTTTCTAAACACTTGCCTATGGAGGTTCCTCAGAGTTCAGAAGTACACtcatctgaaaaaaagaaagatacgtaCAGAGACTTTAAGCAGCAGTGGCAGAATGCTAATGAGAAAAACTTCACCATTGGACAATTTTGTGATGTGAAAATAAATACCAAGCAGTCTTACAGTGAACCTGTTAGATCTTCTGGGGATGGTGTTCAGACGCTTGTtcaaaataaccaagaaaaaagaaaatattcctacAATACAAGTACAAATCAAGTAATAGACACAAATGCCACAAAAGAAAAGCTGGCAAGGGATATTAAATCACtggtagaaattaaaaaaaagttttcagaacttgcaagaaaaattaaaattaataaaagtctTTTGATGGCAGCTGGTTGTAGTAAAACAGCCAATAATACTGAACCAATTCAGCATTCTGAATTTTCAGCAAAAGAAATGTCTGCTAAAAATGGCAATGACTGCTCTATGGAATTGCTAGCAACATGTCTTTCTCTTTGGAAAAACCAAccttcaaaaacaacagaagaaaatgttcTAAAACCTTTAGAAGAAAAACAGTGTAACACATCAAGAATCACTACAACAGTAGTTGGCAGTTCAAATCCCACAAGTGAAGTTCATGTTAAGAGTTTTTGTTCCAGTGTTGGAAATTCTCAGAAAATGATGAGCTCATCACAATCAGTATTGCCAGTTCTCACACCGAGTTGTGAGTCTTCTGGTGTAGCTGTTGGAAAAGGAACAGAGCTTCAAATTGCTGTGGTGTCACCTTTAGTTCTTTCAGATACTAATACCTTACCCGGAAAAGAGTTAGTGCCTGAAGTTTTACCTGAAACACTGTATCCAGTTGTTAAGGAAGGTAGTATTTGTAGCTTACAGAACAAACAGGCAGAAACCGGTGCTTTACCTTTTGATATTATAGGAGCAGTAGCAGGTAATAAACTATCAACAGAGATTTCTCTGCCTGTTGATAAGGAAAAGCAGCACAAACCAACACAGGGTAGTCCAGACATAGCCGATAGCAGCTTAGGAAAACATTCTTCCCTGGGCGTTGAAGTTCTGCCTAAGCCTGTGGACAGCACCATTGTGAGTGGACCCATGTTACAAATTGAAAGTATCTGTTCTCTTGCAGAAGGGGATGTATCTTACAATTCCCAGATAGCTGAGATATTCAACTCTGTACAAAATGAGCCCCAGAAACCTTCACATAATCAGGTAATTAATAGTCAACAAGAACAAGTATATGATACCACTGAAAGTAAAGACTTTAGCTTTCAGAAAGATAAGTGTGTACAGTGTACAGATGTTCCTCATGAGGTCACTGAACAGCCAGAGCCTCTGGAGCCAGAAGAGCCAGCATCTTGTGAGTATGTGGAAACAAATAGAGAAACCGTAGAGGAAAGCTGTAGGGAGTGCAGTGGTGGAAAAGAAAGCACAACTAAGGATGTGTGTTCACCGGCTGCTGTTCCGCAGGATCCTCACCCTCAGGAAACTGATATGTTCAGCAATAAGTCAGCCCACAGTCTTCCTGCAATAAATGAGATTAGTGATGAAAGTGAACCTATCTCGTATGTACATGACCAGCTGTCAGAGCTTTTAAAAGAGTTCCCTTATGGCATTGAAACTGTTACCAGACATGAAGTGTCTGTGGACCGACAAAAGACACATAAAGTCTTAGGAAATCAAACTGGTGGTAAAGTTAGTAGCATGTCTGGGGATAGCACAGACCAAATAAAAATTACAGTATTAAACTCTGAACAAATTAAAGAACTATTTCCTGAAGAGGATCTGCCCTGTGACAAGTTGGCAGAACCCGAGAATAAAGAAATTGTTGCAGAAGTAAAGAGCCCATGTGACTCACAGGTCCTGAGAGAAGAAAGTCATGAACTTGGAATGTTGAATCCAGAGAAAGACAAAATCCATTGTTGTGCCTTGGGTTGGCTCTCAGTGGTTTATGAAGGTGTGCCACAGTGTCATTGCAGTTCTACAGAAGAAAAGGGCAAAGACCAGTGTTTGGACATCAACAGCAGCAAACAAGGAGAGCAGCCCTGTACTAGTGGAATCACTATTTTTGAAATTAATCCTGTTTCTAATAACCCAAAAACTCCTCTGATCCAAGCAGCCGAGAAAGGCCATTTTTCTGAAATGCATGGTGAAAAGACCAAAGCATCTAAAACAAAAGACACCCGGAAGGAACAGGAATTAACCTGGCATTTTTCAGCTAAAAGTTACAAGAaagataaagttaattttaaCATAAGGCATGATAGCTCACTAAAAATGGagcaaaaactaaaaaatatttcatctaAATGTGACATACCAAATTCctcaaaaagcaataaaatagcaACGCCCGAAATAGTTCATGTCACAACTTCTAACTCTGATAAAAATACGCCATCTTCTAAACAAGATTCTCAGGAAAGCCTACAGAAAAAAAACATATCCCAAGACTCGGGTCCAGTAAAAGCACCTGTAGAACTTTCGTCAAATACATGCAGGAAGAATACCTCTTTGGTACAGTCAGTgtcaccagaaaagaaaaaactaaaattcaAAGCAGGTGGCTCCAGGCTGAAATACtttgaaaagagaaagacagatcaCGTGATTATTCCAGatatggaaataaaaaagaagaaatatgaaaagCAAGAGCAGAACAAAAATGCTGGAGACACGCTCAAATTGTGTACTATTCTGACAGAATCAAATGAAAGAGCCAGTGTTCAAGAAAAGATTGTCCCAAGTCCTGAGTCCTCAGACTCAAAGGTTAGCTCCTCTAAGAGTACTCGAGTTATAACAGTGCAGGAATATTTACAAcggcagaaagacaaacatgtaacTGGGAGTAATGCTTCCAGAAACATCTGTGTAGAAAGTGTGCTGTGTGACTCTGAGCACACAAAGACCAGTAAGCATCCTGCAGCTGTAAGATGGGGAAAGTTAGTTGAGGGGCAGAGTATCAATGCAGAGACCTCAAAAGAACTGGAAAATAATTCTACCAGCCATGGTAAAGATTTCAAGATCCACTATTCTGAGGCGTCTAGACCACACAGTGCGTCAAGTAGTAGTAAAGGAAAGTTTGATGGGAAGCAGCCTGACAAAACCTGTAGTAGTAAGACCAGTATGAGTAATGAGTCCAACCAGAAGCCTTTCCAGGtcaaagaacaaaggaaacagTACCTGAATCGAGTTGCGTTTAAATGCACGGAACGGGAAAGCATATGTCTCACCAAGTTGGACAGTGCATCCAAGAAGCTTAGTACAGAGAAAAAGAGTGGGGCATATACACCCAAGacaaaagacatagacaaacctAGTATGCTGGAGTTTAAACTATGCCCAGATGTGCTATTGAAGAATACAGGCTCTGATGAAAAGCAGGATGATCTTGGGCCTGAGAAAGAGCAAGCACCTGTACAAG TTTCAGGAATAAAAAGTACAAAAGAAGACTGGTTAAAATTCCTCCCTACAAAGACAAAGATGCCTGAATCAAGTCAAACAG